DNA from Nitriliruptor alkaliphilus DSM 45188:
CCGGAGCGCCTCGTCCTCGTCGTCCACCTCGAGCACCGCGAGCACCGGTCCGAAGACCTCCTCGCGGGCGATCTCCATGTCCGGCTTCACGCCCGTCAGGACGGTCGGTGCGTAGTAGTGGCCCGGACCGGGCAGCACCTTCCCGCCGTGCACGGCCGCGGCGCCCTGTGCCGTGGCGCGGTCGACGAAACCGGCCGTGGCTTCCACCTGCGCCCGGTCGATGAGCGGACCCATCGTCGTCGCTTCGTCGTCCGTGGGTCCCACGACGAGACGGCCGACCCGGTCGAGGATCGCGTCCGTCAGCTCACCCGCCACCGAGCGCTGCACGATGACGCGGCTGGTGGCGGTGCACTGCTGCCCCGCAGAGGCGTACGCGGCGGCGACGATCACCTCCGCTGCCCGGCCGAGATCGGCATCCTCGAGGACGATCGCGGCGTTCTTGCCTCCGAGTTCGAGTTGGGTGCGCACGAGGCGGCCGGAGAGCTGTGCCTGCAGCTGGAGACCCACCTCCGTCGACCCCGTGAACGTGACCGCGGCGATGTCGCTGGCGGAGACCAGAGCCCCACCCACCGTCCTGCCTGAACCCGCGACGAGTTGCACGGCTCCTGCTGGGGCCCCGGCGTCAGCGATGGCCTGGACCATCAGGGCAGCGGTCAGCGGGGTGGCAGAAGCCGGCTTCAAGATGATCGGCGCCCCAGCCAGCATGGCAGGCGCGAGCTTGCGAGCCGGCGACGCCGCCGGGACGTTCCAGGGGGTGATCGCGACGACCGTCCCGATGGGCTCCCGGCGCGTCTCGTGTCGATAGCCCGTCCCGGCCCCGACCGCGCGGCCGTCAAGGGAGCCGGCCAACCCGCCGTAGTAGCGGAAGGTGGTGATGGCCTTGTCCACCTCCCCTCGCGCCTCGCGCAGCGGCCGTCCTCCTTCACGTGAGAGCGTGCTGACCAGGTCATCACGTCGCCGCTCGAGCTCGTCGGCGACCCGACGAACCAACCGCTCGCGCTCTGCCGGCGCGGCGGACGCCCACGCCTGTCGCACGGACCCCGCGGCGGCGAGCGCACGAGCCACATCCTCCGGTGAGGCCGCCGGCGCACGACCGATCAGCTCGCCGGTACTCGGATCCTCGACGTCGATGGTGCTGGCGCCATCGACCCAGTCACCACCGATGAGGTTCTGCACCCTCACGACATCACCAATCCGCCGTCGACGTTGAGCGCCTGGCCGGTGATCGAGGCGGCGAGATCGCTGGCCAGGAACGCGACCGCATCGCCGATGTCCTCGGGCGTCTGCCCGTGGCCGAGTGGGATGAGCCGCTCAGCCTTGCGTGTGAAGAACTCCTCATCCGTCAGCTCCAGCACCGTCGGATCGACCTCTGCTGCCGCCAGTCGCTGCTCACGGTAGAACGGTGTGAGCACCATCCCGGGGCAGACGGCGTTGACACGCACGCCGTCCCCCGCCAGATCACGAGCCATCACCTGCGTGAAGTTGATGACCGCCGCCTTCGACGCCGAGTACGGCGGGCTCGTCTGGAAGCCGGTG
Protein-coding regions in this window:
- a CDS encoding aldehyde dehydrogenase family protein yields the protein MRVQNLIGGDWVDGASTIDVEDPSTGELIGRAPAASPEDVARALAAAGSVRQAWASAAPAERERLVRRVADELERRRDDLVSTLSREGGRPLREARGEVDKAITTFRYYGGLAGSLDGRAVGAGTGYRHETRREPIGTVVAITPWNVPAASPARKLAPAMLAGAPIILKPASATPLTAALMVQAIADAGAPAGAVQLVAGSGRTVGGALVSASDIAAVTFTGSTEVGLQLQAQLSGRLVRTQLELGGKNAAIVLEDADLGRAAEVIVAAAYASAGQQCTATSRVIVQRSVAGELTDAILDRVGRLVVGPTDDEATTMGPLIDRAQVEATAGFVDRATAQGAAAVHGGKVLPGPGHYYAPTVLTGVKPDMEIAREEVFGPVLAVLEVDDEDEALRVCNDTVYGLAAAIHTRDLARAQALSERIDCGVVAVNGPTAGIDLPLPFGGFKLSGTATKEHGPESMEFFTRTKLVSWRS